From the genome of Amycolatopsis sp. NBC_01488, one region includes:
- a CDS encoding 4,5-dihydroxyphthalate decarboxylase, with protein MPLTIACSEYDTTRALFDRTDVEVTTAATLPEIFERVISGHEFDVAELGLTFYLRSLEAGLPYVALPIFPNRVFRHSCVFVNTRSGITGPADLVDRTIGEFGTYGQDSGVWAKGILMDEYGFEPSRNRWVIGGLEHPSPPFGFVPHPHPDDVSLAPADRALSDLLATGEIDALFSANVPQCVLDGAPDVARLFPDHEPLERDYHRRTGIFPIMHAVVIRRELVAHADEVYRMFSSAAASAADRYRRDRRLYQVPTMVPWMNALVERTEAQFGTDWWPYGISANRVVLETYLRYHHEQGLSPRRYSVGEVFAMIDT; from the coding sequence ATGCCCCTCACGATCGCTTGCTCCGAGTACGACACGACCCGTGCGCTGTTCGACCGCACGGACGTCGAGGTCACGACGGCCGCCACGCTGCCCGAGATCTTCGAAAGGGTGATCAGCGGGCACGAGTTCGACGTCGCCGAGCTGGGCCTGACGTTCTACCTCCGATCGCTGGAAGCCGGCCTGCCGTACGTCGCGTTGCCGATCTTCCCCAACCGGGTGTTCCGGCATTCGTGCGTCTTCGTCAACACCCGCTCCGGGATCACCGGGCCGGCCGATCTCGTGGACCGGACCATCGGCGAGTTCGGCACGTACGGCCAGGACTCCGGCGTGTGGGCCAAGGGAATCCTGATGGACGAGTACGGCTTCGAGCCGTCGCGGAACCGCTGGGTGATCGGCGGGCTCGAGCACCCGTCGCCGCCGTTCGGCTTCGTCCCGCACCCGCACCCGGACGACGTGTCGCTCGCTCCCGCGGACCGGGCCCTGAGCGACCTGCTGGCCACGGGCGAGATCGACGCGCTGTTCTCGGCGAACGTGCCCCAGTGCGTGCTGGACGGCGCTCCGGACGTCGCGCGGCTGTTCCCGGACCACGAGCCCCTGGAGCGCGACTACCACCGGCGCACGGGGATCTTCCCGATCATGCATGCGGTCGTGATCCGCCGCGAGCTCGTGGCGCACGCCGACGAGGTGTACCGGATGTTCTCTTCCGCCGCGGCTTCGGCCGCCGACCGGTACCGCCGTGATCGCCGGCTGTACCAGGTGCCGACGATGGTGCCGTGGATGAACGCGTTGGTGGAGCGCACCGAAGCGCAGTTCGGCACGGACTGGTGGCCCTACGGGATTTCGGCCAATCGTGTCGTTCTGGAGACGTACCTGCGGTACCACCACGAACAAGGCCTGTCCCCACGCCGGTATTCGGTCGGCGAGGTCTTCGCGATGATCGACACGTGA
- a CDS encoding pyridoxamine 5'-phosphate oxidase family protein, whose protein sequence is MALSVEDREQFLAEPHVGALSVTESPDRAPLTIPLWYQYTPGGELWLRTLPRSRKMKAIDAAGRFSLLAHRTTPTVRYVSVEGPVVRTEPDSPSRARELAARYLAPEKVDAYLEFERTQIGEHVVVYLRPERWLSLDMGES, encoded by the coding sequence ATGGCACTTTCGGTGGAGGACCGCGAGCAGTTCCTGGCAGAACCCCACGTCGGCGCGCTGTCGGTGACCGAGTCACCGGACCGCGCACCGCTGACGATTCCCCTCTGGTACCAGTACACCCCGGGCGGCGAGCTCTGGCTGCGCACGCTGCCGCGGTCCCGCAAGATGAAGGCGATCGACGCGGCGGGCCGGTTCAGCCTGCTGGCGCACCGCACCACCCCGACGGTCCGGTACGTGTCGGTGGAGGGACCGGTCGTGCGGACGGAACCGGACAGTCCCTCGCGGGCGCGCGAACTGGCGGCGCGGTACCTGGCCCCGGAGAAAGTGGACGCCTACCTGGAGTTCGAGCGGACGCAGATCGGGGAGCACGTCGTGGTGTACCTGCGGCCGGAGCGCTGGCTTTCGCTGGACATGGGCGAGTCATGA
- a CDS encoding LLM class F420-dependent oxidoreductase, producing the protein MRFAIKTSPQDTVWADMLAVWQAADEIELFESGWTFDHFYPIFSDPTGPCLEGWVTLTALAQATRRLRLGTLVSGIHYRHPALLANMASTLDIVSGGRLEIGIGAGWNEEESGAYGMRLGSVKERSDRFEEGCEVLVGLLTQETTTFRGEHYQLTDARCEPKGVQQPHPPICIGGSGEKRTLRTAAKYAQHWNFVGGTPEEFARKREVLHRHCADIGRDPAEITLSSHVRLGPDGDYAKVAAEAEALGEAGLDLAIVYLPPPHTPAVLEPLAKALEPLR; encoded by the coding sequence ATGCGATTCGCCATCAAGACCTCGCCCCAGGACACCGTCTGGGCGGACATGCTCGCCGTGTGGCAGGCCGCCGACGAGATCGAGCTGTTCGAGTCCGGCTGGACCTTCGACCACTTCTACCCGATCTTCTCCGATCCGACCGGGCCCTGCCTCGAAGGCTGGGTCACGCTCACCGCGCTCGCGCAGGCCACCCGGCGGCTGCGGCTGGGCACGCTGGTCAGCGGGATCCACTACCGCCACCCGGCGCTGCTGGCGAACATGGCCTCCACCCTCGACATCGTTTCGGGCGGCCGGCTGGAGATCGGCATCGGCGCAGGCTGGAACGAAGAGGAGTCCGGCGCGTACGGCATGCGGCTCGGCTCGGTGAAGGAACGCAGCGACCGCTTCGAGGAGGGCTGCGAGGTGCTCGTCGGCCTGCTGACCCAGGAGACGACGACGTTCCGGGGCGAGCACTACCAGCTGACCGACGCCCGCTGTGAGCCGAAGGGCGTGCAGCAGCCGCACCCGCCGATCTGCATCGGCGGCAGCGGCGAGAAGCGCACCCTGCGCACGGCCGCGAAGTACGCCCAGCACTGGAACTTCGTCGGCGGCACGCCCGAGGAGTTCGCCCGCAAGCGCGAGGTGCTGCACCGCCACTGCGCGGACATCGGCCGCGACCCGGCCGAGATCACGCTGTCCTCGCACGTCCGCCTCGGCCCCGACGGCGACTACGCGAAGGTCGCCGCCGAAGCGGAAGCGCTCGGCGAAGCGGGTCTCGACCTCGCGATCGTGTACCTGCCGCCGCCGCACACCCCGGCCGTGCTGGAGCCACTGGCGAAGGCACTCGAGCCGCTGCGCTGA
- a CDS encoding choice-of-anchor P family protein, with protein sequence MRTTLLRAGSLAGVTVAVLAGAPGPATADDAVTGSAFGASASVTLLPGVLTGGKGSTVDTGQLARSSSAGPAEASVADVPLEGLVTAKAISSSVVDGAGSVTARASVAEVTLPLLAAAAGRVPSIRLISARCASADGHVTGSSDLAGVNLGRLGTLPAATSPNRKLGIPGVAEVTVDEQTRRYDGTLEVTALHVKLLGGQATGALGSGDVKLASVSCGPSKERAPEAPPKGPGQVVVVPAGAPQTGDGSLADEG encoded by the coding sequence ATGCGCACGACCCTGCTCCGAGCCGGGAGCCTCGCCGGGGTGACCGTCGCCGTGCTCGCCGGCGCGCCCGGTCCCGCCACCGCGGACGACGCCGTCACCGGGTCCGCCTTCGGCGCGTCGGCGAGCGTCACCCTGCTTCCCGGTGTCCTCACCGGCGGCAAGGGGAGCACCGTCGACACCGGGCAGCTGGCCAGGTCGAGCAGCGCCGGGCCCGCCGAGGCGAGCGTCGCCGACGTCCCGCTCGAGGGACTCGTCACGGCGAAGGCGATCAGCAGCTCCGTCGTCGACGGCGCCGGGTCCGTGACCGCCAGGGCGAGCGTCGCCGAGGTGACGCTGCCGCTGCTCGCCGCGGCCGCCGGGCGCGTCCCGTCGATCCGGCTGATCAGCGCGCGCTGCGCGTCGGCCGACGGGCACGTCACCGGCAGCAGCGACCTCGCGGGGGTGAACCTCGGCCGGCTCGGGACGCTGCCCGCCGCCACCTCGCCCAACCGGAAGCTCGGCATCCCGGGCGTCGCCGAGGTGACCGTCGACGAGCAGACCCGGCGCTACGACGGCACGCTCGAAGTGACCGCCCTGCACGTCAAGCTGCTCGGTGGCCAGGCCACCGGGGCGCTCGGCAGCGGCGACGTCAAGCTCGCCTCCGTGTCGTGCGGGCCGTCGAAGGAACGCGCGCCCGAGGCACCGCCGAAGGGGCCGGGCCAGGTCGTCGTCGTCCCCGCCGGTGCCCCGCAGACCGGCGACGGCAGCCTCGCCGACGAGGGCTGA
- a CDS encoding class F sortase, with protein sequence MLRRVLLAAVSALLLAGCGATTTPAAPPPVPAAAGPARSLPTALDVPAIDAKSTLVSLGLNPDRTVEVPPVDQPLQAGWYEYGPAPGEAGPAVILGHIDGDHRKGIFWRLHELKPGDPVHVDRADGGQLTFEVTKVDQIAKKSFPTEAVYGNTSGPELRLITCGGKYDAASRTYLDNVIVYAKLKR encoded by the coding sequence ATGCTGCGCCGCGTTCTCCTCGCCGCCGTCTCCGCGCTGCTGCTCGCCGGGTGCGGCGCGACGACGACTCCTGCGGCCCCGCCGCCGGTACCGGCCGCCGCCGGGCCGGCCCGGTCCCTGCCGACCGCGCTCGACGTCCCGGCGATCGACGCGAAGTCGACGCTGGTGTCGCTCGGCCTCAACCCCGACCGGACCGTCGAGGTGCCGCCGGTCGACCAGCCACTGCAGGCCGGCTGGTACGAGTACGGCCCGGCCCCCGGCGAGGCCGGGCCCGCGGTGATCCTCGGCCACATCGACGGCGACCACCGCAAGGGCATCTTCTGGCGGCTGCACGAGCTGAAGCCCGGCGACCCCGTGCACGTCGACCGCGCCGACGGCGGGCAGCTGACCTTCGAGGTGACGAAGGTCGACCAGATCGCCAAGAAGTCGTTCCCGACGGAAGCGGTGTACGGCAACACGTCCGGCCCCGAGCTGCGCCTGATCACCTGCGGCGGCAAGTACGACGCGGCGAGCCGCACCTACCTCGACAACGTGATCGTGTACGCCAAGCTCAAGCGGTGA
- a CDS encoding succinate dehydrogenase/fumarate reductase iron-sulfur subunit codes for MKLTVRVWRQAGPATEGRLVSYPVDDLSPDMSFLELLDVLNQELIDNGEEPVAFDHDCREGICGSCGVVINGQAHGPERTTSCQLHLRSFEDGAVVDVEPWRAKGFPVLKDLVVDRSALDRIVQAGGYVSAPTGSAPDAHATPVPKPDADLAFDNATCIGCGACVAACPNGSATLFTAAKVTHLSLLPQGRPERAQRVLAMVDAMDAEGFGGCTNTGECVASCPKGIPFASIASLNREFRKASRS; via the coding sequence GTGAAACTGACCGTCCGCGTCTGGCGGCAGGCCGGCCCGGCCACCGAGGGCCGGCTGGTGTCCTACCCCGTCGACGACCTCAGCCCGGACATGTCCTTCCTGGAACTGCTCGACGTGCTGAACCAGGAGCTGATCGACAACGGCGAGGAGCCGGTGGCCTTCGACCACGACTGCCGGGAGGGCATCTGCGGCTCGTGCGGCGTGGTGATCAACGGGCAGGCGCACGGCCCGGAGCGCACGACGTCCTGCCAGCTGCACCTGCGCTCGTTCGAAGACGGCGCCGTCGTCGACGTGGAACCGTGGCGCGCCAAGGGCTTTCCGGTGCTCAAGGACCTGGTGGTCGACCGGTCGGCCCTGGACCGGATCGTCCAGGCGGGCGGGTACGTGAGCGCCCCGACCGGCAGCGCCCCGGACGCGCACGCCACCCCGGTCCCCAAGCCGGACGCGGACCTGGCGTTCGACAACGCGACGTGCATCGGCTGCGGCGCCTGCGTGGCGGCGTGTCCCAACGGCTCGGCGACGCTGTTCACGGCGGCGAAGGTGACGCACCTTTCGCTGCTCCCGCAGGGACGGCCGGAACGGGCCCAGCGGGTGCTGGCCATGGTGGACGCGATGGACGCGGAGGGGTTCGGCGGGTGCACGAACACCGGCGAGTGCGTGGCGTCGTGCCCGAAGGGCATCCCGTTCGCGAGCATCGCGAGCCTCAACCGGGAGTTCCGGAAGGCGAGCCGCTCCTAG
- a CDS encoding fumarate reductase/succinate dehydrogenase flavoprotein subunit, with translation MDGYPTGDPITDTKAPAGPLENRWDDRKFAAKLVNPANRRKHRVIVVGTGLAGGSAGATLAEQGYHVVQFCFQDSPRRAHSVAAQGGINAAKNYRNDGDSVYRLFYDTVKGGDFRSRESNVYRLAQVSAQIIDQAVAQGVPFAREYGGLLDTRSFGGVQVQRTFYARGQTGQQLLIGAYQALSRQIDAGTVELHARTEMLDLVVVDGRARGIVARDLVTGEIETHLADAVVLATGGYGNVFYLSTNAKGSNATAIWRAHKRGAYFANPCFTQIHPTCIPRSGEHQSKLTLMSESLRNDGRIWVPKRKGDPRPPSEIPEDERDHYLERLYPSFGNLVPRDIASRAAKNVCDAGLGVGPGGLGVYLDFADAIERMGRPAIEARYGNLFDMYQRITAEDPYRTPMRIYPAIHYTMGGLWVDYDLQSTIPGLFVIGEANFSDHGANRLGASALMQGLADGYFVLPATLNDYLGGTRLDSVSPQHDEVTRVEAEVRDRISRLLAVGGTRSADSFHRELGLLLWDHCGMSRSREGLRKALDRIPGLRAEFWRDVRIPGVAADLNQELEKANRVADFLELAELLLVDALAREESCGGHFREEHQTPDGEARRDDEHFAYVAAWEYGEKPVLHREDLTFEHVHPTQRSYT, from the coding sequence ATGGACGGCTACCCGACCGGCGACCCGATCACCGACACCAAGGCACCCGCCGGTCCGCTGGAAAACCGCTGGGACGACCGGAAGTTCGCCGCGAAGCTGGTGAACCCGGCGAACCGTCGCAAGCACCGCGTGATCGTGGTGGGCACCGGGCTGGCCGGCGGCTCGGCCGGGGCGACGCTGGCCGAACAGGGCTACCACGTGGTGCAGTTCTGCTTCCAGGACTCCCCGCGGCGCGCGCACTCGGTGGCCGCGCAGGGCGGGATCAACGCGGCGAAGAACTACCGCAACGACGGCGACTCCGTGTACCGCCTGTTCTACGACACGGTGAAGGGCGGCGACTTCCGGTCGCGGGAGTCCAACGTGTACCGGCTGGCCCAGGTGTCGGCGCAGATCATCGACCAGGCCGTGGCGCAGGGCGTGCCGTTCGCGCGGGAGTACGGCGGCCTGCTCGACACGCGCTCGTTCGGCGGCGTGCAGGTGCAGCGGACGTTCTACGCGCGCGGCCAGACGGGTCAGCAGCTGCTGATCGGCGCGTACCAGGCGTTGTCGCGGCAGATCGACGCGGGCACCGTCGAACTGCACGCGCGGACGGAGATGCTCGACCTGGTCGTCGTCGACGGCCGGGCCCGCGGCATCGTCGCCCGCGACCTGGTCACCGGCGAGATCGAGACGCACCTGGCCGACGCCGTCGTCCTCGCGACCGGCGGCTACGGCAACGTCTTCTACCTCTCCACCAACGCCAAAGGCTCGAACGCCACCGCGATCTGGCGCGCCCACAAGCGCGGTGCCTACTTCGCCAACCCGTGCTTCACCCAGATCCACCCGACGTGCATCCCGCGCTCGGGGGAGCACCAGTCGAAGCTCACGCTGATGAGCGAGTCGTTGCGCAACGACGGCCGCATCTGGGTGCCGAAGCGGAAGGGCGACCCCCGGCCGCCGTCGGAAATCCCCGAGGACGAGCGCGACCACTACCTCGAGCGGCTGTACCCGAGCTTCGGCAACCTGGTGCCACGCGACATCGCGTCGCGGGCGGCGAAGAACGTCTGCGACGCGGGGCTCGGCGTCGGACCCGGCGGCCTGGGTGTCTACCTGGACTTCGCCGACGCGATCGAGCGCATGGGCCGCCCGGCGATCGAAGCCCGCTACGGCAACCTCTTCGACATGTACCAGCGCATCACCGCGGAGGACCCTTATCGGACCCCGATGCGGATCTACCCGGCCATCCACTACACGATGGGCGGCCTGTGGGTGGACTACGACCTGCAGAGCACGATCCCCGGCCTGTTCGTCATCGGGGAGGCCAACTTCTCCGACCACGGTGCCAACCGGCTCGGCGCGTCGGCGTTGATGCAGGGTCTCGCCGACGGCTACTTCGTGCTCCCGGCGACCCTCAACGACTACCTGGGCGGGACCCGCCTCGACTCGGTGTCGCCCCAGCACGACGAGGTCACGCGGGTGGAAGCCGAGGTGCGCGACCGGATTTCCCGGCTGCTCGCGGTCGGCGGCACGCGGTCGGCCGACTCGTTCCACCGCGAGCTGGGCCTGCTGCTGTGGGACCACTGCGGGATGTCCCGCAGCCGCGAAGGCCTGCGCAAGGCACTGGACCGGATCCCGGGTCTGCGCGCGGAGTTCTGGCGGGACGTCCGCATCCCCGGCGTCGCGGCGGACCTGAACCAGGAGCTGGAGAAGGCGAACCGGGTGGCCGACTTCCTGGAGCTGGCCGAGCTGCTGCTGGTCGACGCGCTCGCGCGCGAGGAATCCTGCGGCGGGCACTTCCGCGAGGAACACCAGACCCCCGACGGCGAGGCGCGCCGCGACGACGAGCACTTCGCCTACGTCGCGGCGTGGGAGTACGGCGAGAAACCCGTGCTGCACCGCGAAGACCTCACCTTCGAGCACGTCCACCCGACCCAGCGGAGCTACACGTGA
- a CDS encoding succinate dehydrogenase cytochrome b subunit, with amino-acid sequence MANDLAVRRSNVRRFWDSTIGKKIVMAVSGGLLLAFVFAHMVGNLKTFLGAGDLNHYAHWLRTIGEPVLGYAWFLWIQRVVLLVALVLHVTAAVQLVRRDLRARPVRYVHRRPVRATFAVRTMRWGGATLAVFVGWHILDFTVGTVNRDFVPGDPYHNLVADFQVWWVNLIYLVALAMLGLHIHHGFASAARTLGVTSARRERAIKIFGSTTAVVIAGGYALVPVAVMTGLVH; translated from the coding sequence GTGGCAAACGACCTCGCGGTGCGGCGCTCGAACGTCCGCCGGTTCTGGGATTCGACAATCGGCAAGAAGATCGTCATGGCGGTGAGCGGCGGCCTGCTGCTCGCGTTCGTGTTCGCGCACATGGTCGGCAACCTCAAGACGTTCCTCGGCGCCGGCGACCTGAACCACTACGCGCACTGGCTGCGGACGATCGGCGAGCCGGTCCTGGGCTACGCCTGGTTCCTCTGGATCCAGCGCGTGGTCCTGCTGGTCGCGCTCGTCCTGCACGTCACCGCGGCGGTCCAGCTGGTCCGGCGCGACCTGCGGGCGCGACCGGTGCGCTACGTCCACCGGCGCCCGGTCCGCGCGACCTTCGCGGTGCGCACGATGCGCTGGGGCGGCGCGACGCTCGCGGTGTTCGTCGGCTGGCACATCCTCGACTTCACCGTGGGCACGGTGAACCGCGACTTCGTGCCGGGCGACCCGTACCACAACCTCGTCGCGGACTTCCAGGTCTGGTGGGTGAACCTGATCTACCTCGTGGCGTTGGCGATGCTCGGCCTGCACATCCACCACGGCTTCGCCAGTGCGGCGCGCACGCTCGGCGTCACCAGTGCGCGACGGGAGCGGGCGATCAAGATCTTCGGCAGCACGACGGCGGTCGTGATCGCGGGCGGCTACGCGCTCGTCCCGGTCGCGGTCATGACGGGACTGGTGCACTGA
- a CDS encoding LysR family transcriptional regulator has translation MQLHQLAYFVAVAEHRHFTRAAEQMRVAQPSLSQQIRTLEHDLGAPLFHRIRGNVSLTEAGEVLLPIARRILAETESARLAIRELDELDRGRVRLGAPPSLCTGLLPAMLSAFRRRYPGIQLELHESGSGDLRQRLAEGALDLALLAGARMSGDPHLAATPLLLEELVVISPADAPVRSTRLEVRELADVPLVMFRRGYDVREATVNACRAAGFEPSFAIEGGEMDAVLELVRAGVGSAVVPSTVAGERFRMRRFSPDAGMTRIVQLAYRTEVDPTRAVRALRAAIVGFVADRASLPPGIESLVDRQARPTEG, from the coding sequence ATGCAGCTGCACCAGCTCGCCTACTTCGTCGCCGTCGCCGAGCACCGGCACTTCACCCGCGCCGCCGAGCAGATGCGGGTCGCGCAGCCTTCGCTGTCCCAGCAGATCCGCACGCTCGAACACGACCTGGGCGCGCCGCTGTTCCACCGGATCCGCGGCAACGTCTCGCTCACCGAAGCCGGTGAGGTCCTGCTCCCGATCGCGCGGCGGATCCTGGCGGAGACCGAAAGCGCGCGGCTCGCGATCCGGGAGCTCGACGAGCTGGACCGCGGCCGCGTCCGGCTCGGCGCGCCGCCCAGCCTGTGCACGGGCCTGCTGCCCGCGATGCTGTCGGCGTTCCGCCGCCGGTACCCGGGCATCCAGCTGGAGCTGCACGAGAGCGGGTCCGGTGACCTCCGGCAGCGGCTGGCCGAAGGCGCGCTGGACCTGGCGCTGCTGGCCGGGGCCCGGATGTCCGGCGATCCCCACCTGGCGGCGACGCCGTTGCTGCTGGAGGAGCTGGTCGTGATCTCCCCCGCGGACGCCCCGGTGCGGAGCACCCGCCTGGAGGTCCGCGAGCTGGCGGACGTCCCGCTGGTGATGTTCCGCCGCGGCTACGACGTCCGGGAGGCGACGGTCAACGCGTGCCGCGCGGCTGGGTTCGAGCCGTCGTTCGCGATCGAGGGCGGCGAGATGGACGCCGTGCTGGAGCTGGTGCGCGCCGGCGTCGGGTCGGCGGTGGTGCCGAGCACCGTGGCGGGCGAACGGTTCCGGATGAGGCGGTTCTCCCCGGACGCGGGCATGACGCGGATCGTCCAGCTGGCCTACCGCACGGAGGTCGACCCGACGCGGGCCGTGCGCGCGCTGCGTGCCGCGATCGTCGGGTTCGTGGCCGACCGCGCGAGCCTCCCGCCCGGTATCGAGTCCCTTGTGGACAGACAGGCCCGACCAACGGAGGGTTGA
- a CDS encoding amidase, which translates to MDAVNRLRSAAVLVVLAGSLLAPVPASASTGLGFDLDAATIPELQQRMDHGGLTAVRLTAAYLHRIDVLDGKVHSVVAVDPGALRAAAASDARRRAGRTLGQLDGIPVLLKDNIDTRVLPATAGSRALPRSRPAADAALVNRLQRGGAVILGKTNLSEWANFRSTHSTSGWSGIGGQTNNPYVLDRNPCGSSSGSGAAVAATLAQVALGTETDGSIVCPAGANDVVGEKPTLGLVSRTGVVPISAEQDTAGPMARHVVDAAVTLSVLQGRDPADPATAAIPAGQPRDYAALLNPGALRGARIGVWRLAGLDADVDRVVGDAVRTLTARGATVVDVDLPYQDQIGAAETPALLTEFKHDLNAYLTHRPGHPATLDELIAFDRRDPVELSKFGQELFEQAAAAPAPSDPAYRQQRTTATSLARRSIDETLSRLHLDAIVAPTNSPAWKTDYAAGDAFVLGSSTPAAVAGYPNVSVPAGFAGPLPIGVSFFAGRWADARVLALAAAFERAAPARRAPAFLPTLGS; encoded by the coding sequence ATGGACGCCGTGAATCGTCTGCGCTCGGCCGCCGTGCTCGTCGTCCTCGCCGGTTCCCTCCTGGCCCCGGTCCCCGCCTCCGCGTCGACCGGCCTCGGGTTCGACCTCGACGCCGCCACCATCCCCGAACTCCAGCAGCGGATGGACCACGGCGGCCTGACCGCCGTGCGGCTGACCGCGGCCTACCTGCACCGCATCGACGTCCTCGACGGCAAGGTCCACTCGGTCGTCGCCGTCGACCCGGGCGCGCTCCGCGCCGCCGCCGCCAGCGACGCCCGCCGGCGCGCGGGCCGCACGCTCGGGCAGCTCGACGGGATCCCGGTGCTGCTCAAGGACAACATCGACACGCGCGTGCTGCCGGCGACCGCGGGTTCGCGGGCGCTGCCGCGCAGCCGCCCGGCCGCCGACGCGGCGCTGGTGAACCGGCTGCAGCGCGGCGGCGCGGTGATCCTCGGCAAGACGAACCTCTCCGAGTGGGCGAACTTCCGGTCCACGCACTCGACGTCGGGCTGGTCCGGGATCGGCGGCCAGACGAACAACCCCTACGTCCTCGACCGCAACCCGTGCGGCTCGTCGTCGGGGTCCGGCGCGGCCGTGGCGGCCACGCTGGCCCAGGTCGCGCTCGGCACCGAGACCGACGGCTCGATCGTCTGCCCGGCCGGCGCCAACGACGTCGTCGGCGAGAAGCCGACGCTCGGGCTCGTCAGCCGGACCGGGGTCGTGCCGATCTCCGCGGAGCAGGACACCGCCGGGCCGATGGCGCGCCACGTCGTCGACGCCGCCGTCACGCTGTCGGTGCTGCAGGGCCGCGACCCGGCCGATCCCGCGACGGCGGCGATCCCCGCGGGGCAGCCGCGCGACTACGCGGCGCTCCTGAACCCGGGCGCCCTGCGCGGGGCCCGGATCGGCGTCTGGCGGCTGGCCGGCCTGGACGCCGACGTCGACCGCGTCGTCGGCGACGCCGTGCGGACGCTGACCGCCCGCGGCGCCACGGTCGTCGACGTCGACCTGCCGTACCAGGACCAGATCGGCGCCGCCGAGACACCGGCGCTGCTCACCGAGTTCAAGCACGACCTGAACGCGTACCTCACGCACCGGCCGGGCCACCCCGCCACGCTCGACGAGCTGATCGCCTTCGACCGGCGCGACCCGGTGGAGCTGTCGAAGTTCGGCCAGGAGCTGTTCGAGCAGGCCGCGGCCGCGCCGGCCCCGAGCGATCCGGCCTACCGGCAGCAGCGCACGACGGCGACGTCGCTGGCGCGGCGGTCGATCGACGAGACGCTCTCGCGGCTGCACCTGGACGCGATCGTGGCACCGACGAACAGCCCGGCGTGGAAGACGGACTACGCGGCCGGCGACGCGTTCGTGCTCGGCTCGTCGACCCCGGCGGCCGTCGCGGGCTACCCGAACGTGTCGGTCCCGGCCGGGTTCGCGGGCCCGCTGCCGATCGGCGTGTCGTTCTTCGCCGGCCGCTGGGCCGACGCCCGGGTCCTCGCACTGGCCGCGGCGTTCGAACGGGCCGCCCCGGCGCGCCGGGCACCCGCGTTCCTGCCGACGCTCGGCTCCTGA
- a CDS encoding DUF1707 SHOCT-like domain-containing protein: MSDSVLGTAPSPATDGIRCSDAEREQVRAALYAAAGEGRLTMDEVEDRLGRLEEARFRHELAAMTADLPAPETAEVATGWRPVLAAAGRTLAADVAVLLGRSAQPAPARRRVLMIVVAVIVLLLLASVVAQGFEPHGFEPRGPMRG; encoded by the coding sequence ATGAGCGACAGCGTGCTCGGCACCGCCCCTTCCCCGGCCACGGACGGAATCCGGTGCTCGGATGCGGAACGTGAGCAGGTCCGCGCGGCCCTCTACGCGGCGGCCGGCGAAGGCCGGCTGACGATGGACGAGGTCGAGGACCGCCTGGGCCGGCTCGAGGAAGCCCGCTTCCGGCACGAGCTGGCCGCGATGACCGCGGACCTGCCCGCACCGGAGACGGCGGAGGTGGCGACGGGCTGGCGGCCGGTGCTGGCCGCCGCCGGCCGGACCCTCGCCGCCGACGTCGCTGTCCTATTGGGACGGTCGGCCCAGCCGGCCCCCGCGCGCCGGCGGGTGCTGATGATCGTCGTCGCCGTCATCGTGCTCCTGCTGCTGGCCTCGGTCGTGGCGCAGGGCTTCGAACCGCACGGCTTCGAGCCGCGCGGCCCGATGCGCGGCTGA